In [Phormidium] sp. ETS-05, the genomic window AGAGTAGCATTCTCAAAAAACTCATCAGTTAAAGGAGGAATATCCGAGTAATCAATTTCTTCATCAGTCATTGTATCTAGTGCCTCCCAATCAGTCCGAGAGATATTTTTCAAATCTTTGTCGCTCATATTTGTTAGCCCTTCGTGCTGATATAATTCTAATTATATTATCGTGCCGTTCTGTCCAGACAACAACCGCTACAGTATTGCGCAAAAAGCCGATACCCACCCACCGCTCCTCGCCATAATCAGTACGCTGATCAAGCTCACTTAACATGGGGCCATCAAACATCTGAGGAACATCTGCGAAGTCAATCCGATGTTTGAGAATATTTTCCGCTCTCTTCGCTTCGTCCCATTCAAACTGCATAGAGGCTCCATCGAGGTTAAGTGGGGTGTAAATCTATCATAAACTCTTGAGCGGCGTCTTCTGGGTATCCGAGAGAGAGCCAAGAAACCGGGTTTCTGCGATCGTCTGGGTATCCTAACCGAGATTTAGTTAAGAAACCCGGTTTCTGAGAGTCCCCGGTTTCTGGGCTGCGGTCATGCTTCGCCCCTACATATCTTGAAAAGCTGACAATTAGGCGATTACAGAAGCATAAGGACGG contains:
- a CDS encoding BrnT family toxin: MQFEWDEAKRAENILKHRIDFADVPQMFDGPMLSELDQRTDYGEERWVGIGFLRNTVAVVVWTERHDNIIRIISARRANKYERQRFEKYLSD